The Micromonospora sp. M71_S20 genome has a window encoding:
- a CDS encoding DUF5320 domain-containing protein, translated as MVKWIVLAVVLFALVVFALALRPVLARLPRLRRAAVALQRRATEAEALRETAETLQARAEALQEQLDTTQRRLAVIKAKRGG; from the coding sequence GTGGTGAAGTGGATCGTGCTCGCGGTGGTGCTGTTCGCGCTCGTCGTGTTCGCCCTGGCCCTGCGGCCGGTGCTGGCGCGGCTGCCCCGGCTGCGTCGCGCGGCCGTGGCCCTGCAACGCCGGGCGACCGAGGCGGAGGCGCTGCGGGAGACCGCCGAGACCCTCCAGGCGCGGGCGGAGGCTCTCCAGGAGCAGCTCGACACCACCCAGCGGCGGCTGGCCGTGATCAAGGCGAAACGCGGCGGCTGA
- the tatA gene encoding Sec-independent protein translocase subunit TatA produces MGALKPWHIAVLVVVLILLFGAKRLPDAARSLGRSLRIIKAETKSLHDDDRDLAEKADAQSGYQPLPPQTVQGQPYAPPPAGQQPHVAPQQQPYAPPVNDPVQRVRDN; encoded by the coding sequence ATGGGTGCCCTCAAGCCGTGGCACATCGCCGTACTCGTGGTCGTGCTGATCCTGCTCTTCGGCGCGAAGCGGCTCCCTGACGCGGCCCGTTCGCTGGGCCGTTCGCTGCGGATCATCAAGGCCGAGACCAAGAGCCTGCACGACGACGACCGCGACCTCGCCGAGAAGGCCGACGCGCAGTCCGGCTACCAGCCGCTCCCGCCGCAGACCGTTCAGGGCCAGCCGTACGCGCCGCCGCCCGCCGGGCAGCAGCCGCACGTCGCCCCGCAGCAGCAGCCGTACGCACCCCCGGTCAACGACCCGGTGCAGCGCGTCCGCGACAACTGA
- the tatC gene encoding twin-arginine translocase subunit TatC, which yields MAFALKKRGPSNFERAADGSMTLIEHIRELRNRLFRASLAIAFGLIIGFLLAQPAFDLLKQPYCRLPGMIVDGECQNFLQLAPTDGFVLKLKLALWIGLIIGAPVWLYQLWAFIAPGLHRHERKWAYVFVAIAAPLFAAGAVLAFFVVDKGLAFLLEAGVTGTDSQLEVTRYISFVTNMILLFGVAFEFPLTLLMLNFTGVVSARRLLSWWRAVVFICFAFAAIATPDPGPFGMTLLALCLSLLYFVAVGVAFLNDKRKGRGKEVYAGIGDDEVSPLEFDPDPVEAGQRVDASAPIAAPEPVAAPAPIERRYDDMT from the coding sequence GTGGCCTTCGCCCTCAAGAAGCGCGGTCCGAGCAACTTCGAACGGGCCGCCGACGGCTCGATGACGCTCATCGAGCACATCCGCGAGCTGCGCAACCGGTTGTTCCGCGCCTCCCTGGCTATCGCGTTCGGGCTGATCATCGGCTTCCTGCTCGCCCAGCCGGCGTTCGACCTGCTCAAGCAGCCGTACTGCCGGCTTCCCGGCATGATCGTCGACGGTGAGTGCCAGAACTTCCTGCAGCTCGCGCCGACCGACGGCTTCGTCCTCAAGCTGAAACTGGCGCTCTGGATCGGGTTGATCATCGGCGCGCCGGTGTGGCTCTACCAGCTCTGGGCGTTCATCGCGCCCGGCCTGCACCGGCACGAGCGCAAGTGGGCGTACGTCTTCGTGGCGATCGCGGCGCCCCTGTTCGCCGCCGGCGCGGTGCTGGCCTTCTTCGTGGTGGACAAGGGCCTGGCCTTCCTGCTGGAGGCCGGCGTCACCGGCACCGACTCGCAGCTCGAGGTGACCCGGTACATCTCGTTCGTCACCAACATGATCCTGCTCTTCGGAGTGGCGTTCGAGTTCCCCCTCACCCTGCTGATGCTCAACTTCACCGGGGTGGTGAGCGCCCGCCGGTTGCTCAGCTGGTGGCGGGCCGTGGTCTTCATCTGCTTCGCGTTCGCGGCGATCGCCACCCCCGATCCCGGGCCGTTCGGCATGACCCTGCTGGCGCTCTGCCTGTCGCTGCTCTACTTCGTCGCCGTCGGGGTGGCGTTCCTCAACGACAAGCGCAAGGGACGTGGCAAGGAGGTCTACGCGGGCATCGGCGACGACGAGGTGTCGCCGCTGGAGTTCGACCCCGACCCGGTGGAGGCCGGCCAGCGGGTGGACGCCAGCGCGCCGATCGCCGCCCCCGAGCCGGTCGCCGCGCCGGCGCCGATCGAGCGCCGCTACGACGACATGACCTGA
- a CDS encoding response regulator transcription factor, whose product MIRVVVVEEMGLLRTALCAALSSEEDIEVVAEVTGMAELPALVRRHRPDVVLVDLAPDAPDPVEVVAEITGAVPDTAVLAMGRRWSQRIVGDLLAAGVRGLVGKDASLEALVGAVRELAAGGKVIDADAAVTALRPTSGPLTRREVEVLRVAAEGLPLKEIARRLYLAHGTVRNHLSAIMRKTGARNRMEAVWRARRDGWM is encoded by the coding sequence TTGATCCGCGTCGTCGTTGTCGAGGAGATGGGCCTGCTGCGTACCGCGCTGTGCGCGGCACTGTCGAGCGAGGAGGACATCGAGGTCGTCGCCGAGGTGACCGGGATGGCGGAGCTGCCCGCCCTGGTGCGTCGGCACCGGCCGGACGTGGTGCTGGTGGACCTGGCGCCGGACGCCCCGGACCCGGTCGAGGTCGTCGCCGAGATCACCGGAGCGGTGCCCGACACCGCCGTGCTGGCCATGGGCCGCCGGTGGAGCCAGCGGATCGTCGGGGACCTGCTGGCCGCCGGCGTACGGGGCCTCGTGGGCAAGGACGCCTCCCTGGAGGCGCTGGTCGGCGCCGTCCGGGAACTCGCCGCCGGCGGCAAGGTCATCGACGCCGACGCCGCCGTGACGGCGCTGCGCCCCACGTCGGGCCCGCTGACGCGCCGGGAGGTGGAGGTGCTGCGGGTGGCCGCGGAGGGCCTGCCGCTCAAGGAGATCGCCCGCCGGCTCTACCTCGCGCACGGGACGGTGCGCAACCACCTGTCGGCGATCATGCGCAAGACCGGCGCCCGCAACCGGATGGAGGCGGTGTGGCGCGCCCGCCGCGACGGCTGGATGTAG
- a CDS encoding response regulator transcription factor: protein MIRTLLALDGALVRGALSLVLAAEADISVVAELDRGDALPPAVRTQRPDVAVVDLDLIGEAGVAGQCPLLVLADRRRARNLHRVFVPGRTVGILGSDVSPHRVLDGIRRLARRESVVDADLVMAALNRDSPLTSRETEILDLTAAGAPVVEVARTLGLAPGTVRNHLGRIARKAGARTRIEAVRVAREAGWI, encoded by the coding sequence TTGATCCGTACCCTGCTCGCTCTCGACGGCGCCCTGGTCCGTGGCGCCCTGTCGCTCGTGCTCGCCGCCGAGGCGGACATCAGCGTGGTGGCGGAACTGGACCGGGGCGACGCCCTGCCGCCGGCGGTCCGGACGCAGCGTCCCGACGTCGCGGTCGTGGACCTCGACCTCATCGGCGAGGCGGGCGTGGCGGGGCAGTGCCCGTTGCTGGTGCTCGCCGACCGGCGCCGGGCGCGCAACCTGCACCGGGTCTTCGTGCCGGGGCGCACCGTCGGGATCCTCGGCAGCGACGTCTCACCGCACCGGGTGCTGGACGGCATCCGGCGCCTCGCCCGCCGCGAGTCGGTGGTCGACGCCGACCTGGTGATGGCGGCACTGAACCGGGACAGCCCGCTCACCTCGCGGGAGACGGAGATCCTCGACCTGACCGCGGCCGGGGCGCCGGTCGTGGAGGTCGCCCGGACGCTCGGGCTCGCCCCGGGGACCGTGCGCAACCACCTCGGCCGGATCGCCCGCAAGGCGGGCGCGCGCACCAGGATCGAGGCCGTGCGGGTCGCCCGCGAGGCCGGCTGGATCTGA
- a CDS encoding ABC transporter ATP-binding protein produces the protein MSGPGVRRTTWAALRARRRALGRLAAWSAVEALPALLAGVLVARAVDRGFLAGQFGTGLAWLAGLAAAVLVGAAAAGQVYRSLGAVVEPFRDELAARVVQGALRDATRAGGRADSATVARLTHQVEVVRDTFGGLLLVVRGFLFTAGAALLGLLALAPPLAGAVAAPLVVGLAVFGASLPAMVAHQRAQVTAGERLGRSAASALAGHRDVVACGAQERVVSDVGRRVGAQADAERTLARMAALRSLSLGVGGWLPVVVLVLAAPWLVRQGLSAGAVLGALVYVTTGLQPALHAVVQGVGGGGLRYAVTLGRILRTSPPPDLRPPATPPSHPAAVPSPPAVRPAPWAAAAVGDPPAVALRGLTFRYGPHARPVLADLTLTVPAGDHLAVVGPSGAGKSTLAALVAGLAAPESGTVHLAGVPVDGTPPEALARLRVLVPQEAYVRTGSVGDNLRYLHPDADDATVHAAVRTLGAGPLVARLGGLDAELDPAALSAGERQLVAAVRAYLAPVPLVILDEATCHLDPTLEATVEHAFARRGGTLVVIAHRISSATRARRVLVFDGDRPLVGTHDDLLTRSPTYRELVGHWDDVAPPDRVPLGRS, from the coding sequence ATGAGCGGCCCCGGCGTACGCCGGACCACCTGGGCGGCGCTGCGGGCCCGCCGCCGGGCCCTGGGCCGGCTGGCCGCCTGGTCGGCGGTGGAGGCCCTGCCGGCGTTGCTCGCCGGGGTGCTCGTGGCCCGGGCCGTCGACCGGGGTTTCCTGGCCGGCCAGTTCGGCACCGGCCTGGCCTGGCTGGCCGGGCTCGCCGCGGCGGTGCTGGTCGGCGCGGCGGCCGCCGGCCAGGTGTACCGCAGCCTCGGGGCCGTGGTCGAACCGTTCCGCGACGAGTTGGCCGCCCGGGTGGTGCAGGGGGCGCTGCGCGACGCCACCCGGGCCGGCGGCCGGGCGGACAGCGCCACCGTGGCCCGGCTGACCCACCAGGTCGAGGTGGTCCGGGACACCTTCGGCGGGCTGCTGCTGGTGGTCCGCGGGTTCCTGTTCACCGCCGGCGCGGCGCTGCTCGGCCTGCTCGCCCTGGCCCCGCCGCTGGCGGGTGCGGTGGCCGCCCCGCTGGTGGTGGGGCTGGCCGTGTTCGGGGCGTCGCTGCCGGCCATGGTGGCGCACCAGCGGGCGCAGGTGACCGCCGGCGAGCGGCTCGGTCGGTCGGCGGCGTCGGCGCTGGCCGGGCACCGCGACGTCGTCGCCTGCGGCGCGCAGGAGCGCGTGGTGTCCGACGTGGGCCGGCGGGTCGGGGCGCAGGCCGACGCGGAGCGGACCCTCGCGCGGATGGCGGCGCTGCGCAGCCTCAGCCTCGGCGTGGGCGGCTGGCTGCCCGTGGTGGTGCTGGTGCTGGCCGCGCCGTGGCTGGTCCGGCAGGGGCTGAGCGCCGGCGCCGTGCTGGGGGCGCTGGTCTACGTCACCACCGGGCTGCAACCCGCCCTGCACGCGGTCGTGCAGGGCGTCGGAGGCGGCGGCCTGCGCTACGCCGTCACCCTGGGCCGGATCCTGCGCACCAGCCCGCCCCCCGACCTCCGGCCGCCCGCCACCCCGCCGTCCCACCCTGCCGCCGTCCCGTCGCCGCCGGCCGTCCGCCCGGCGCCGTGGGCCGCCGCTGCCGTCGGCGACCCGCCGGCGGTCGCGCTTCGGGGGCTGACCTTCCGGTACGGCCCGCACGCCCGACCCGTCCTGGCGGACCTCACCCTGACGGTGCCGGCCGGCGACCACCTGGCCGTGGTGGGGCCGAGCGGCGCCGGCAAGTCCACCCTGGCCGCGCTGGTCGCCGGGCTGGCGGCACCGGAGTCGGGCACCGTCCACCTGGCCGGCGTACCGGTCGACGGCACGCCCCCGGAGGCACTGGCCCGGCTGCGGGTGCTGGTGCCGCAGGAGGCGTACGTGCGCACCGGTTCCGTCGGCGACAACCTCCGCTACCTGCACCCCGACGCCGACGACGCGACGGTCCACGCCGCCGTGCGCACCCTCGGCGCCGGTCCCCTCGTGGCCCGTCTCGGGGGGCTCGACGCCGAACTCGACCCGGCCGCCCTCTCCGCCGGGGAGCGTCAGCTCGTCGCCGCGGTCCGGGCCTACCTCGCCCCGGTGCCGCTGGTGATCCTCGACGAGGCGACGTGTCACCTGGATCCGACCCTGGAGGCGACCGTCGAGCACGCCTTCGCCCGCCGGGGCGGCACCCTGGTGGTGATCGCGCACCGGATCAGCTCGGCGACCCGGGCCCGCCGGGTGCTGGTGTTCGACGGCGACCGGCCACTCGTCGGCACCCACGACGACCTGCTGACCCGCTCGCCCACCTACCGCGAGCTGGTCGGGCACTGGGACGACGTGGCGCCGCCGGACCGCGTACCACTCGGCCGCTCCTGA
- a CDS encoding ABC transporter ATP-binding protein, whose product MRTATGSDQLLRRVVRDGGGWTVLLSAVALAGAAAELALPAVLGLAVDAAVGGDGGVRWPAAACGLIAVLMATDILTDVASGYGAARATARLRLRLLRHLFACDVRTVRRYPVGDLVSRLAAQAADAGQAGTAVVLGVVALLPPVGSVVALTLLEPLLGVTLLTGLALLALLMRAFVTDASAAVAGYQRVLGVIAGRLLEALGGARTIAAAATVDRERERVLAALPELRGYGLLSWRLLARAGARTAAVGPLLQVAVVAVGGYALTVGWLTPGQLVAAVQYAALGAGLGAVLATLNRLVRSRAAAGRIAEPLAHPVRPDGTEALPPGRGELRLRGVGVRAEDGRPVLDGIDLTVPAGATVAVVGCSGAGKSTLAAVAGRLHDPDTGEVLLDGVPLRRLDPPALRRAVGHAFDRPVLVGETVHDAIGLGLTADSARPPAGAAPATPAVLTAARAAQVADVVARLPEGFRTRLADAPFSGGETQRLGLARAFPAERLLVLDDATSSLDTATEHRIARAVATGAGGRTRLVVTHRATTAAAADLVAWLDGGRLRAVAPHRQLWSDPAYRAVFTPGGDAR is encoded by the coding sequence ATGCGGACGGCGACCGGCTCCGACCAGCTGCTGCGGCGGGTGGTCCGCGACGGCGGCGGCTGGACGGTCCTGCTCAGCGCGGTGGCGCTCGCCGGCGCGGCCGCCGAACTCGCCCTGCCCGCCGTCCTCGGGCTCGCGGTCGACGCCGCCGTCGGCGGCGACGGGGGCGTCCGGTGGCCGGCCGCGGCGTGCGGCCTGATCGCCGTCCTCATGGCCACCGACATCCTCACCGACGTGGCCAGCGGGTACGGCGCGGCCCGGGCCACCGCGCGGCTGCGCCTACGCCTGCTGCGCCACCTGTTCGCCTGCGACGTACGCACCGTCCGCCGCTATCCGGTGGGCGACCTGGTCAGCCGCCTCGCCGCGCAGGCCGCCGACGCCGGGCAGGCCGGCACCGCCGTGGTCCTGGGCGTCGTCGCGCTGCTCCCCCCGGTCGGCAGCGTCGTCGCGCTCACCCTGCTCGAACCGCTGCTCGGCGTCACCCTTCTCACCGGGCTGGCCCTGCTCGCGCTGCTCATGCGCGCCTTCGTCACCGACGCCTCCGCCGCCGTGGCCGGCTACCAGCGGGTGCTGGGCGTGATCGCCGGCCGGCTGCTGGAGGCGCTCGGCGGCGCCCGCACCATCGCCGCCGCCGCGACCGTCGACCGGGAACGCGAGCGGGTGCTGGCGGCCCTGCCGGAACTGCGCGGGTACGGACTGCTCAGCTGGCGGCTGCTGGCCCGGGCGGGCGCCCGCACCGCCGCCGTCGGGCCGCTGCTCCAGGTGGCCGTCGTGGCCGTCGGCGGGTACGCGCTGACCGTCGGCTGGCTCACCCCCGGCCAACTCGTCGCCGCCGTGCAGTACGCGGCCCTCGGCGCCGGGCTGGGCGCGGTGCTGGCCACCCTGAACCGGCTGGTCCGCAGCCGCGCGGCGGCCGGCCGGATCGCCGAGCCGCTGGCCCACCCGGTACGCCCCGACGGCACCGAGGCGCTGCCGCCCGGCCGGGGCGAACTGCGGCTGCGCGGGGTCGGGGTGCGCGCCGAGGACGGGCGGCCGGTCCTCGACGGGATCGACCTGACCGTCCCGGCGGGTGCCACGGTGGCCGTCGTCGGCTGCTCCGGCGCCGGCAAGTCGACCCTCGCCGCGGTGGCCGGCCGGCTGCACGACCCGGACACCGGCGAGGTGCTGCTGGACGGGGTGCCGCTGCGCCGGCTCGACCCGCCCGCGCTGCGCCGGGCCGTCGGCCACGCCTTCGACCGGCCCGTCCTGGTCGGCGAGACGGTGCACGACGCGATCGGGCTCGGGCTGACCGCCGACTCGGCGCGACCGCCCGCCGGCGCCGCCCCGGCCACCCCGGCGGTGCTGACCGCGGCACGGGCGGCGCAGGTCGCCGACGTCGTCGCCCGGCTGCCCGAGGGCTTCCGCACCCGGCTGGCCGACGCGCCGTTCTCCGGCGGCGAGACGCAGCGCCTCGGACTGGCCCGCGCGTTCCCCGCCGAGCGGCTGCTCGTCCTCGACGACGCCACGTCCAGCCTGGACACCGCCACCGAACACCGGATCGCCCGCGCGGTGGCGACCGGCGCCGGCGGGCGTACCCGACTCGTGGTGACCCACCGCGCGACGACGGCGGCGGCGGCCGACCTGGTGGCGTGGCTCGACGGCGGGCGGCTGCGGGCCGTGGCACCGCACCGGCAGCTCTGGTCCGACCCGGCCTACCGGGCGGTCTTCACGCCCGGCGGAGACGCCCGATGA
- a CDS encoding SapB/AmfS family lanthipeptide produces the protein MALLDLQGMEMAPADRTGGGSRASLLLCGDSSLSVTTCN, from the coding sequence ATGGCGCTTCTCGACCTCCAGGGCATGGAGATGGCCCCCGCCGACCGTACCGGCGGTGGCAGCCGGGCGAGCCTGCTGCTCTGCGGCGACAGCTCGCTGTCCGTCACGACCTGCAACTGA